In one Amia ocellicauda isolate fAmiCal2 chromosome 2, fAmiCal2.hap1, whole genome shotgun sequence genomic region, the following are encoded:
- the LOC136770941 gene encoding uncharacterized protein LOC136770941, with the protein MFLVLLIIHNMMRTVLCEVLSCEQYLNRRVAGVFRYDRGSRYNLTFQQAKTACEKDFGATLADRHQLYAAYEGGLNECRAGWISSAEAAYPRVHKNWKCGQNQTGIITYGIRQNIQETWDVFCYKEDSDCSAYHILFSSTQHPKEREMGAFANITGSGNTSNNLENRRKVVAVSVEDSQTKQDTENLNNSNPVTVALTDMPEMKMFPSGPSETNGLSRAKEELLNIKDYQNKEMGFEKDSVTKNPFLQSMLSSVPKGEEELLSSKMSSTHSTASAQIFTVRMKNTTLQSPVTEVKIIDGKSETESLSNQNIYFDVSDPFRPVMPSLTIKDPEKESNNKYTQANKIGVMKVSSKEYDQLEPIRSTLFHSASTTQRMDNKDDPANINARNGSNVKHQSKRLHEESSGRLSHFTTSPGPGVFTKQPLLEHTQLSGNGVLMDSKDSEKLLASVTSVASTDENTETSKTTLDLSSPADKKIGTAPFSALEEGEEYEYKTITVMAKDSIHKKLYETSVENVLAERILTVSDKPLSVVTGGVGNDEFRMESATQTIIPSPSNEENTEFSQTSTFFLNSGVHEFDKSKESLDKEAGSVLPAAVDEVSVLGGGQSLDKPLLNGNKIADISTVQTLDQDQLSAANVHSSDQYNTLISTTIVMPSSLQPTLPSEDYYTRHNATSGSEIQTSLPAQTSDIELPPLPWTAAVTHELTDFSKTSVNWISTHSPEEYSTKLLHDTETMSYPKKPDPTLTLKSAGAQPEPTEIVLTGRTRKPEGTTVITTSQESTVACGGVLNGLEGEFQSPGFGHSYQSDMDCTWEISAPAGHLILLTFQSFVLEEHRSCKYDSVTVFDGRKAEEQELGRFCGSELPPLLRSTSSSMIVQMKSDSSLQLDGFSAHFRSIKSPSGSVGLKGGRNQMEGLVEVDFNGKRGRLCAKQWDANEAAVVCRQLGFTGTAVSTSVSEKPSDPAVALSYVNCSGDETSLDECEVRWGGECGTTERAAVYCQVMETCAALRNAGVLESATYVIDPDGEGQGVEPFPVHCDMDSQPATGVTEVGHNGEGRVRVSPCEEAGCYSRKITYNKASLQQLRSLIEASESCTQHVRLDCRHIRFLGQEWGWWVSWDGRRVDSWGSASPGSKKCDCGERGNCDLGLLTCNCDANDEVWRSDGGLLSDQKSLPVSEVRFGDTRDIPMEMAFHTIGKLRCTGQKERDPVFESCATLKQAGFVESGRYVIDPDGAGQGVAQFEVHCDMTSDPLTGVTLVSHDSENRLRAAPCEDKGCYRREVQYEAGLAQLKALTQISKSCQQYVKLDCRHTRFIQAGWGWWVSWDGQKRFDWGGAERNSGSCACGMTGTCFGTGRLCNCDSNDHIWRMDEGFVRDKTSLPIKAVHLGDTKEAPLEMAFHTIGKLICKGRI; encoded by the exons ATGTTTCTGGTTCTTCTGATTATACACAATATGATGCGCACAGTGCTTTGTGAAGTGCTTAGCTGCGAACAATACCTCAACC GACGGGTGGCTGGTGTCTTTCGCTATGATAGGGGCAGTCGCTACAATCTGACTTTCCAGCAAGCTAAGACTGCTTGTGAGAAGGACTTTGGTGCCACACTGGCTGATAGACACCAGCTGTATGCTGCTTATGAAGGGGGGCTGAATGAGTGTCGGGCTGGATGGATTTCATCAGCAGAGGCAGCTTATCCCAGGGTTCACAAGAACTGGAAATGTGGGCAAAACCAAACCGGAATTATCACTTATGGAATCCGTCAGAACATACAAGAGACATGGGATGTTTTTTGCTACAAAGAAGATAGTGATTGCTCTGCTTACCATATTCTATTCTCATCAACACAGCATccaaaagaaagagaaatgggTGCTTTTGCAAATATAACTGGTAGTGGTAACACATCTAACAATCTGGAGAACAGGAGGAAAGTTGTAGCTGTAAGTGTTGAAGATTCTCAGACCAAACAGGACACAGAAAATTTGAATAACAGCAATCCTGTTACAGTGGCGTTGACTGACATGCCTGAGATGAAGATGTTCCCATCTGGTCCCTCTGAAACTAATGGATTGAGCAGAGCAAAAGAGGAACTGTTAAACATTAAAGATTATCAAAATAAGGAAATGGGATTCGAGAAGGACAGCGTAACAAAGAATCCATTTCTTCAAAGTATGCTTTCTTCAGTCCCAAAAGGAGAGGAAGAACTTCTCAGCAGTAAAATGAGCAGTACTCATTCAACAGCAAGTGCCCAAATATTTACAGTACGGATGAAAAACACTACCCTCCAGAGTCCAGTGactgaagtaaaaataatagATGGCAAATCAGAAACAGAATCTTTATctaatcaaaatatatattttgatgtttCTGATCCTTTTCGCCCAGTAATGCCTTCACTGACTATAAAGGACCCAGAAAAGGAAAGTAACAATAAATATACACAAGCCAACAAGATAGGTGTTATGAAAGTTTCATCAAAGGAATATGACCAACTAGAACCAATTAGAAGCACTTTGTTTCACTCAGCTAGCACCACACAACGTATGGACAATAAAGATGACCCAGCCAATATCAATGCAAGAAATGGTAGTAATGTAAAACATCAATCAAAACGCTTGCATGAAGAAAGTTCAGGCAGACTGTCTCATTTTACCACTTCTCCTGGACCTGGGGTGTTCACAAAACAGCCACTTTTAGAACATACTCAATTATCTGGAAATGGGGTTCTCATGGACAGTAAGGATTCAGAAAAACTGTTGGCTAGTGTAACATCTGTAGCATCTACTGATGAAAATACAGAGACTTCCAAAACCACACTAGATCTCTCAAGCCCTGCAGATAAAAAAATAGGAACTGCGCCATTCAGTGCCCTGGAAGAGGGGGAAGAATATGAGTACAAGACCATCACTGTTATGGCTAAAGACAGCATTCACAAGAAGTTATATGAAACAAGTGTAGAAAATGTACTTGCAGAAAGGATTTTGACTGTGTCAGATAAGCCTTTGTCGGTGGTAACTGGTGGAGTGGGTAATGATGAATTCAGAATGGAAAGTGCAACACAAACAATTATACCCAGTCCCAGTAACGAGGAAAACACTGAATTCAGCCAGACAAgtaccttttttttaaatagtggtGTGCATGAGTTTGACAAAAGCAAAGAAAGCCTCGATAAAGAAGCAGGAAGTGTTCTCCCAGCTGCAGTTGATGAGGTCAGTGTTTTAGGAGGCGGCCAGTCTCTTGACAAACCCCTACTTAATGGAAATAAGATTGCGGATATATCCACTGTGCAAACATTAGACCAGGATCAACTCTCAGCAGCCAATGTACATTCTTCAGATCAATATAACACCTTGATATCCACTACCATTGTCATGCCATCATCATTACAGCCCACTCTACCTTCGGAAGACTATTATACCAGGCATAATGCCACATCAGGCAGTGAAATCCAGACATCTCTGCCAGCTCAGACATCTGATATTGAATTACCTCCACTGCCATGGACAGCAGCAGTAACACACGAACTGACGGATTTCTCCAAAACTAGTGTTAACTGGATATCTACACATTCTCCTGAGGAATATAGCACAAAGCTGCTTCATGACACAGAGACGATGTCTTACCCAAAGAAACCTGATCCCACCCTTACTTTAAAATCTGCAGGTGCTCAACCTGAGCCTACTGAGATAGTTCTTACTGGTAGAACTAGAAAACCTGAAGGGACTACAGTAATAACCACCTCACAGGAATCAACAG TGGCCTGTGGAGGTGTGCTGAATGGATTGGAAGGAGAGTTCCAGAGCCCCGGCTTTGGTCACTCATACCAAAGTGACATGGACTGCACCTGGGAGATCAGTGCTCCGGCTGGCCACCTCATCCTCCTGACCTTTCAGTCTTTTGTGCTGGAGGAGCACAGAAGCTGCAAGTATGACTCTGTCACCGTGTTTGATGGACGAAAGGCAGAGGAACAGGAATTGGGCAG GTTTTGTGGTTCAGAATTGCCACCGCTGCTCAGATCAACCTCCAGTTCCATGATTGTACAAATGAAGTCTGACTCCTCTCTGCAACTGGATGGCTTCTCAGCTCACTTCCGTTCTATTAAATCTCCTTCAG GTTCTGTTGGACTGAAAGGAGGCAGGAATCAAATGGAAGGGCTTGTAGAAGTAGATTTCAATGGAAAGCGGGGGAGACTATGTGCCAAACAATGGGATGCGAATGAAGCAGCAGTGGTGTGCCGCCAGCTGGGATTCACAGGAACTGCCGTCTCTACCAG CGTTTCAGAGAAACCAAGTGACCCAGCAGTGGCTTTGTCCTATGTGAATTGCTCTGGAGATGAAACCTCCTTGGATGAGTGTGAGGTGAGATGGGGTGGGGAGTGTGGCACAACTGAGAGAGCTGCAGTTTACTGTCAAG TCATGGAGACCTGCGCAGCTCTGAGGAATGCTGGAGTCCTGGAGTCTGCAACATATGTAATTGACCCCGATGGGGAAGGACAGGGAGTGGAGCCCTTCCCAGTGCACTGTGACATGGACTCTCAGCCAGCTACCG GTGTGACGGAGGTGGGCCACAACGGTGAGGGCCGTGTGCGTGTCTCGCCCTGTGAGGAGGCCGGCTGCTATTCCAGAAAGATCACATACAACAAGGCATCACTACAGCAGCTGAGGTCTTTGATTGAGGCCTCAGAGTCCTGCACTCAACATGTTAGA CTGGACTGTCGTCACATTCGGTTTCTCGGGCAGGAGTGGGGCTGGTGGGTGTCGTGGGATGGGCGCAGGGTGGACTCATGGGGAAGCGCTTCTCCAGGCAGCAAGAAGTGTGACTGTGGAGAGAGAG GTAACTGTGATCTTGGACTGTTGACATGCAATTGTGATGCCAATGATGAGGTGTGGCGATCTGATGGAGGCCTCCTGTCTGACCAGAAGTCTCTGCCAGTGAGCGAGGTCAGGTTCGGAGACACCAGAGACATTCCTATGGAGATGGCATTCCACACCATTGGGAAACTGCGTTGCACGGGACAAA AGGAAAGAGATCCAGTGTTTGAGTCGTGTGCAACTCTGAAGCAGGCGGGCTTCGTGGAGTCAGGCCGATATGTCATTGACCCTGATGGAGCTGGACAGGGTGTTGCCCAGTTTGAGGTGCACTGTGATATGACCTCTGACCCACTGACTG GTGTCACATTGGTCAGTCATGACAGTGAAAACCGTTTGCGTGCTGCGCCCTGTGAAGACAAGGGCTGCTACAGAAGAGAGGTGCAATACGAAGCAGGCCTTGCTCAGCTCAAAGCCCTAACTCAAATATCCAAATCCTGTCAGCAATATGTTAAG CTTGACTGTCGACATACCCGTTTCATTCAGGCGGGCTGGGGCTGGTGGGTGTCCTGGGATGGGCAGAAGAGGTTTGACTGGGGAGGAGCAGAGAGAAACAGTGGTAGTTGTGCGTGTGGAATGACAG GCACTTGCTTTGGTACAGGGCGACTGTGTAACTGTGATAGCAATGATCATATATGGAGGATGGATGAAGGGTTTGTCAGAGATAAAACCTCACTGCCAATAAAAGCCGTACACCTTGGGGACACAAAGGAAGCCCCATTAGAAATGGCCTTCCACACAATCGGAAAACTAATCTGCAAAGGAAGAA tataA